The following coding sequences lie in one Pogoniulus pusillus isolate bPogPus1 chromosome 29, bPogPus1.pri, whole genome shotgun sequence genomic window:
- the PKIG gene encoding cAMP-dependent protein kinase inhibitor gamma — protein MEVESSTYTDFISCDRAGRRNAVHDIQPDASAVSMRQLTQGLGDLAVGAADNQRDATSSEKDPGARPKGQEKSPSP, from the exons ATGGAGGTCGAGTCCAGCACCTACACAGACTTCATCTCCTGCGACCGAGCGGGCCGGAGGAACGCGGTGCACGACATCCAGCCAGACGCCAGCGCCGTCAGCATGCGCCAGCTGACCCAGGGGCTGGGGGACCTCGCCGTGGGGGCAGCAG ACAACCAAAGAGATGCCACTTCTTCTGAGAAGGACCCTGGAGCAAGAccaaaggggcaggagaagagcCCCTCCCCATGA